In Vibrio gangliei, a single window of DNA contains:
- the gltX gene encoding glutamate--tRNA ligase, producing the protein MTVKTRFAPSPTGYLHVGGARTALYSWLYAKSQGGEFVLRIEDTDLERSTQEAVDAILEGMQWMGLDWDEGPYYQTKRFDRYNEMVDKLLAEDKAYKCYASKELLDEIRAEQEANKEMARYDANHPKIVAVNQAAKEGDPCVIRFRNPKEGSVVFDDQIRGRIEISNSQLDDLIIRRTDGSPTYNFCVVVDDWDMGITHVVRGEDHINNTPRQINIYEALGAPVPTFAHCAMILGDDGAKLSKRHGAVSVMQYRDEGYLPNALNNYLVRLGWSHGDQEIFSREEMIEFFSLNAISKSASAFNTDKLLWLNNHYIKTSEPEYVAEHLQWHLDNLSISTDNGPAITDVIKLVGERCNTLVELAEQSRYFYQDFSEFEAGAAKKHLRGVAKEPLELALAKIEALSDWSVEACHGVIEQVCSELEIGMGKIGMPLRVAVTGGGQSPSVDAVMHLVGQARVVARIKMALEFIAEREANAQ; encoded by the coding sequence ATGACGGTTAAAACACGCTTTGCCCCTAGCCCAACAGGCTACTTACACGTTGGTGGCGCACGTACAGCTCTTTATTCTTGGTTATATGCAAAAAGCCAAGGCGGTGAATTTGTTTTGCGTATTGAAGATACCGATTTAGAACGTTCAACCCAAGAAGCGGTTGATGCCATTTTAGAAGGTATGCAATGGATGGGTTTGGATTGGGATGAAGGTCCTTACTACCAAACTAAGCGTTTTGATCGTTACAACGAAATGGTTGATAAGCTATTAGCCGAAGACAAAGCCTACAAATGTTACGCTTCAAAAGAACTGCTTGATGAAATTCGTGCAGAGCAAGAAGCGAATAAAGAAATGGCGCGTTACGATGCTAACCATCCAAAAATCGTAGCAGTAAACCAAGCGGCGAAAGAGGGTGACCCATGTGTGATCCGTTTCCGTAACCCGAAAGAAGGCTCGGTAGTATTTGATGATCAAATCCGTGGTCGCATTGAAATTTCAAACAGTCAGCTAGATGATTTGATCATTCGCCGTACTGATGGTTCTCCAACCTATAACTTCTGTGTGGTTGTGGATGACTGGGATATGGGCATTACTCATGTTGTACGTGGTGAAGACCATATCAACAACACGCCTCGTCAAATCAACATTTATGAAGCACTTGGCGCGCCAGTCCCGACCTTTGCACACTGTGCGATGATCTTAGGTGATGACGGTGCCAAACTGTCTAAACGTCACGGTGCGGTGAGCGTAATGCAATACCGTGACGAAGGTTACTTGCCAAACGCATTAAACAACTACCTAGTTCGTTTAGGCTGGTCTCACGGTGACCAAGAAATCTTCTCTCGTGAAGAAATGATTGAGTTCTTTAGCTTAAATGCGATCAGCAAATCTGCGTCAGCATTTAACACGGATAAGTTACTTTGGTTGAACAACCACTACATTAAAACCTCTGAGCCAGAATATGTGGCAGAGCATCTACAATGGCACTTAGACAACCTAAGCATCAGCACAGACAATGGCCCAGCGATTACTGATGTGATTAAACTTGTCGGTGAGCGTTGTAATACGCTGGTGGAATTGGCAGAGCAATCGCGCTACTTCTACCAAGACTTCTCTGAGTTTGAAGCGGGCGCAGCGAAGAAACATCTACGCGGCGTGGCGAAAGAGCCACTAGAATTAGCATTAGCGAAGATCGAAGCATTAAGCGATTGGTCTGTTGAAGCTTGTCACGGCGTGATTGAGCAAGTATGCAGCGAGCTAGAAATTGGCATGGGTAAAATCGGTATGCCACTACGTGTTGCTGTGACTGGCGGCGGTCAATCTCCATCTGTTGATGCCGTGATGCACCTAGTCGGTCAAGCGCGTGTTGTAGCTCGCATTAAAATGGCACTTGAGTTTATTGCTGAGCGTGAAGCCAACGCCCAATAA
- a CDS encoding DUF3450 domain-containing protein, producing MLFSSSTQLMQRGQRQAKLSILALTCLAAFSNSVSADSLDNARSIERQTNQVAAQSQQKIDANSDQSFELQAEIERLQDQVDNLSLYQQHLKKLVESQEAEKVSIDEQLENIAETRQGVVPLMYHMIDGLQSAMEQGVPVRIESRQKRLQELKTLMSRADISEAEKYRRILEAYQIEMDYGSKLGVYEGQIQLSENDSRQVDIMYVGKVVLLARSKDASHAWVWQQESKQWQEASAEQQVEINKAYALANKQQAPSLLTLPLSITQTSQATDSNTNSSVNKETE from the coding sequence ATGTTGTTTTCATCATCCACTCAGCTCATGCAGCGCGGCCAAAGACAAGCAAAGCTCAGTATTTTAGCGTTGACTTGCTTAGCAGCGTTTTCAAATTCGGTTTCTGCTGATTCACTCGATAATGCGCGCAGTATCGAGCGTCAAACGAACCAAGTCGCAGCACAATCTCAGCAAAAAATTGATGCTAATTCCGATCAAAGTTTTGAGCTACAAGCGGAAATTGAACGCTTGCAAGACCAAGTTGATAACCTCTCATTGTATCAACAGCATTTAAAGAAATTGGTTGAAAGTCAAGAGGCTGAAAAAGTCAGCATTGATGAACAGCTAGAAAATATCGCTGAAACTCGTCAAGGTGTGGTGCCATTGATGTACCACATGATTGATGGATTGCAATCTGCGATGGAGCAAGGCGTGCCGGTTAGAATTGAGAGCCGCCAGAAGCGTTTGCAAGAGCTGAAAACCTTAATGAGTCGTGCGGATATTTCTGAAGCAGAAAAGTATCGTCGTATTTTAGAAGCCTACCAAATCGAAATGGATTACGGATCGAAGCTAGGCGTTTATGAAGGACAGATCCAATTATCTGAAAATGACAGCCGTCAAGTGGACATTATGTATGTAGGCAAAGTGGTGTTATTAGCTCGAAGTAAAGATGCGAGCCATGCTTGGGTGTGGCAGCAAGAATCGAAACAATGGCAAGAAGCAAGTGCAGAGCAGCAAGTTGAAATCAATAAAGCTTATGCCCTAGCCAATAAACAGCAGGCACCAAGTTTGTTAACACTACCGCTTTCGATTACACAAACTTCTCAAGCGACTGACTCAAATACCAATAGCTCAGTGAATAAGGAGACCGAATAA
- a CDS encoding OprD family outer membrane porin produces the protein MKTNFKKTGFKRTVLSTAVTSLLLGSAAAYAADDVAPNDPAIAGQGVVEKQYEGGFFEDATVNGAINVWMRDRTRAKIGPDGKDTAKYTNLDHGSIYAGLDIRSGYAADVVGLDLNVYATFDMWNNGSPDHEMNFWNVNNPYDMDPGTNTGCTGTWDSSCTDNGAAFQTAAIKVKLGEYGIARGGYFQPSVPTAMGVNWSYAAGTYEGGEIGLNFGPVELGFVYADAYKAPWYKHDYSFRTGTGPDAEDAGDAYSIGMRYTINDQMLLDVAYAGLTDGDRKNAHVKFKWTTDGGWYVSPQVYVVDDDNQYDKTAFQAALLTAKTFGQYGLRLESTYTSADSEDTRGNVGNLAYRLTEAYGGSNGAYDIWWNNRSDFNHDGELGFFAELKRDFSDFGAPGFSVGLNGVYAFGADSDVDGIDDLVEYSGSAFANYAIQSGALKGANFGIYYTHYVNDSNAGDWAPYSNAFQDENDLKVTLTIPFNVK, from the coding sequence ATGAAAACAAATTTTAAAAAGACAGGTTTTAAAAGGACAGTGCTCAGCACAGCAGTGACGTCTTTACTTTTAGGTTCCGCAGCCGCATATGCCGCTGACGATGTCGCACCAAATGATCCAGCAATCGCAGGCCAAGGCGTTGTTGAGAAGCAATATGAAGGTGGCTTCTTTGAAGATGCGACCGTGAATGGAGCTATCAACGTTTGGATGCGTGATCGTACCCGTGCCAAAATCGGCCCTGATGGTAAAGACACAGCGAAATACACCAACCTAGATCATGGTTCTATTTATGCCGGTTTAGATATCCGTTCAGGTTATGCTGCCGATGTGGTGGGTTTGGATTTAAACGTATACGCTACTTTTGATATGTGGAATAACGGTTCGCCTGACCACGAAATGAACTTCTGGAACGTGAATAATCCTTACGATATGGACCCAGGCACTAATACGGGTTGTACAGGTACGTGGGATTCTTCTTGTACTGACAATGGTGCAGCATTCCAAACCGCAGCAATTAAAGTCAAGTTAGGCGAATATGGTATTGCGCGTGGTGGTTATTTCCAACCTAGCGTACCAACCGCCATGGGTGTGAACTGGTCATACGCAGCCGGTACTTATGAAGGTGGTGAAATCGGGCTGAACTTTGGCCCTGTAGAGCTTGGTTTTGTTTACGCCGATGCTTATAAAGCGCCTTGGTACAAACACGATTACAGCTTCCGTACCGGCACCGGTCCTGATGCAGAAGATGCAGGCGATGCTTACTCTATCGGTATGCGCTACACCATTAATGACCAAATGTTGTTAGATGTTGCTTATGCAGGTTTAACCGACGGTGATCGTAAAAACGCGCATGTGAAGTTCAAATGGACAACCGATGGTGGTTGGTATGTATCGCCACAAGTTTACGTTGTCGATGATGATAACCAATACGATAAAACCGCTTTCCAAGCAGCGTTGTTAACAGCGAAAACATTTGGTCAGTACGGCCTACGCCTAGAAAGTACCTACACTTCAGCCGATTCAGAAGACACGCGTGGTAATGTGGGCAATCTAGCATACCGCTTGACTGAAGCTTACGGTGGTTCAAACGGTGCATACGATATTTGGTGGAACAATCGTTCGGATTTCAACCACGATGGTGAATTAGGTTTCTTCGCAGAATTAAAACGTGACTTCTCTGATTTCGGTGCGCCAGGTTTCTCTGTTGGTCTAAACGGTGTTTATGCCTTTGGTGCAGATTCAGATGTCGACGGTATTGATGACCTAGTGGAATACTCAGGCAGTGCATTTGCCAACTACGCCATCCAAAGCGGTGCGTTGAAAGGGGCTAACTTCGGTATCTACTACACCCATTATGTCAATGATTCGAACGCAGGCGATTGGGCTCCGTACTCAAATGCCTTCCAAGATGAAAATGACCTAAAAGTGACTCTAACTATTCCGTTTAATGTGAAATAA